A part of Periophthalmus magnuspinnatus isolate fPerMag1 chromosome 14, fPerMag1.2.pri, whole genome shotgun sequence genomic DNA contains:
- the LOC129456782 gene encoding protein LBH-like: protein MSCIPASHSMTLMGQVEPPLEEAGGQRRGSRAYQIFPETNDSDSDTYPEDFLYRRERLPSIVVEPTEQSEAESGELRWPPRTSSTEGEEEDSQVSQGTVEGDTEDMDQGSGSRKSSIGPSQSQMSLSRLTPPASPTPPESAPPCLRS from the exons ATGAGCTGTATTCCGGCATCGCACAg TATGACCCTTATGGGGCAGGTGGAGCCGCCGCTGGAGGAAGCAGgtgggcagaggagagggagcagagcctATCAG ATTTTTCCGGAGACCAATGACTCGGACTCAGACACATACCCGGAGGACTTCCTGTATCGTAGGGAGCGTCTACCCTCAATCGTCGTGGAACCCACAGAGCAGAGCGAGGCGGAGAGCGGGGAGCTGCGCTGGCCCCCACGCACCAGCAGcacagagggggaggaagaagacAGCCAGGTGTCCCAGGGCACTGTGGagggggacacagaggacatgGACCAGGG CTCCGGCTCCAGGAAGTCGTCCATTGGGCCGTCCCAGAGTCAGATGTCCCTGTCCAGGCTCACTCCTCCGGCCTCCCCCACACCCCCAGAGTCGGCCCCACCCTGTCTGCGGAGCTGA